The Solanum dulcamara chromosome 6, daSolDulc1.2, whole genome shotgun sequence genome contains the following window.
aaatattaatggtttgttaatttttttagcTTGAATTCGTGATTTATAAATCACATGAAGATAACTTTATCTTACTTTTATAGGGTAGCTCGATGCAGGAAGTATCCCGCATTTAACGATGTTTGAGAAAGTATGTATCACAAAAGGGATTGAGAGATAAATATCCTATTCTGATGCAAACATTAATGACTAATTTCAATAACTTATAGATCAACTTAGAAACTTATACCGTAATCAAGTTTAATTCAAATATTGAAGTGGTAGTGTAAACATGTTGACATTATTAATGTATTTTAACTCGTTAAAACACATAATCTGTCTTATTCTAAATTTTAAACATAAGATTTTGTAGTCTAGTCATAGTCCACTTAAATAGTTTGGTAGGATTTAACATGCATTAGAATTTCATTTTCTGTAAAGGAGCTCTAGATTTAAATATTTCATTACTTGAAACTAACGAAAAGAGGTTACGTGAAGCTAATATTAAAGTGTCGGACCATTAATAATGCTTATAAAACAATTTTTTCCCCTTTAAACTTCCTTAAAAAGTTATGTGCCTTTGGTCTATACTACTCTACCTTACATTTTATTTACTGATATTAAAAGACATGAAATgtctatttttttataatatattgttttttccttaaattatcatattatttattggTGTTACTTGGTATTTTCTATTGTATTCTCATTTCCTTCTtgttttgttatgttttatttgagCAAAGGGTCTTTGAAAACTATATTTCAACCTTCATAAGGAATAAATTTGTGCACCACTCTTTTCATATTTTACTTGTGAAATTTCATCGAatacatttttttcattttattcttaGGAGTGTTTCGTTGACTTGACGAAACAAAACACCATTAATTTTTCACACCACAttagaaattttcttttatcttttattctATCTAAGGTATACAAAACTCCAGCTTGATTCTTGAGTATACTAGCATGATTAACGTGTAAAAAGAAAAtacatattaaaaaattaatcgCTTATCTTAATTTCCTTTAGTAAAATTTCGAGAGACttcaaaaagaagaaagtaGAAACATACTCTATACCTTACCACTTATACTGTTTAAATAGTTACTTTTAAAGCATTTATATTTCGATGCCTAATATATGTGTAAAATAGAACAAATGTTACTAataaaactaatttaaaaaatgctaGGCCATATGTTTAACTATACGATCCTTTATACGACAATTCTCCTAATTTCATTAAATAATTGAGGGGAAAAAAATGGGTGGTGGTCTGATTGAGTATGTCACTGCGTTAAATGTGCTAATTTTTTGGACCTTGACCttgtaatttatatattttctcCTCTACTGATTGATtagtaaaaatagaaaatttggGATATATTTTAAGCTTAATGGCTTGTATTTCATACAGATATACATTATTTCCAAAGtaaaatgttattttctttgGGTGTGTTTGGTCAGAAggaacattttaaaattttatttacgatggttaatttgataaataagtaaatttcaAAAAACCTTATATACATAATCTGAGAAAGAGGCATTAAACGCGAAATATCAATTGTGAAActtcctttttatttgtatattttcaCTAAGAAAGTtaagaatttattttcttaaaaagaataatCGTAGAAACTAAAATGAAATACTATCAGAAAAACAGGAGGCCGATTCCTGAATTGGCTGAATGACTTTTATTGCGGCAAATGGGAGGAAACTTAGGCTTAAAAGGTGGAGATCCAATAAAAGGCTACCACGTGTATAAAACATGAACTGTCAGGGACATATAATTACGTAAGCCAGGTGCGTGCCGACAAAAGCTCCGGGACTTctacttttttccttttctggtccgaaaaaatattttttaaaaaaataagtgaattttttacttatttactGATTTTGTacgtaaataaaaaatattattataaaaatatttgaatatagtTTAAACTATTTTATAAGAGGTGGGGTAGAGGTAAGATTCGTAAGAATAGAGTGATGAGGATGAAAGCTACATGAATGGAGCGGAGATGAAGTGGGCTAGGATAggaaaaaacataattaatgtAAAACGGTATTAACTTCGAATTAATAtttctttagtttatttttatttgttattatctAATTTTTCACActcatcaagaaaatatttattaatgtagGTATTTTTATCGTACTATctctattaattaatatttaatagaaGGTAAGagcttgaaaaatgatttggaAAATGGTATTAAATGTTAAGTGTAAAATATATTGTcaaaaatgacaagtaaaaataaaagaaataagtgacaaataaaagtgaatagAGGAAGTATAATTATTCCACCACAAATGTTTGCTAGTACGAAACTTCTACTTTCTtcgttttaaaaataataaaaggggcagcccggtgcactaaagctcccgctatgcgcaaggtccggggaagggcccgaccacaagggtctattgtacgcagccttaccttgcatttctgccagaggctgttttcaagCTTGAACCCGtaacctcctggtcacatggcagcaactttaccagttactccaaggctccccttcaattttaatttaaaaccataaaattaaaaaatatatattttcttaactTCCGTTGACGGGTAGGATTCCCCGGCAACATTCTCAGCTTTTGTAGCGTTTAATATTGTACGCTATCACAGCTGTTTAGATTATGATTTAGtattaaattattacaactcATTCAATTCCACAATTAATTTATGACGCAGTCCTGTCCTGATTCATTTCATGgacataattattttcatttaacTGCATTTGCAATATTTAGAATATGCAACAGTTTTAGaaatttgaccctttttttAGAAGAAATTTGGCAAACTTTTTACATGCACATTTGAATCGGTTCAAATGAAAAAACGAACAGATATGAGGGAAAGCGCCCATAAAAGAGAGATCGGATATCTTTTCCGATGCAATTCACGATGCGGAGCCGCCAACTAGCTAAGCTAGGTAATTTGTTGTTAGAATATCTATCCTAGTAGGAAGATGGAAAGAATATACTATACACTATAGGAGAGATTTCACGCTTATATACCATATATTGCTAAATGGTACTCCAGTTATTATtgtaagaaaaatatggatttacattttaaatattatgGGTTTGATGATTCAAACAGATGTgcaattatttttgtcaatctaaatttatttttgtgtcCTAATGTAATTGTATAATTTTGTAACTCAATTGGAATTATTGGTCTCAAATACCAACTTAAAACGGAAGTTGTTACAAGTTCACTTCTGCTGTAAAATCTCAGTCACAACTAACttgatttgttatttgttttcttgtatatatcgaaataaaaaaacaagaatTAAAATGCTAATTAAGTGAAAGtaataatagaaagaaaacaaaattgtccTTGTGCACAAGTTTCTTCATATACCAACCAACATGTTGATTTTGTGAGTTAGAATATTTGCTTATTGATAGAAAATGATAATCTTTCAGATgagaaaatggagaaaaaagTCATTACAAAAAAATTACACACAGAGAGACAACTTCTAGCTAAAAATCTTAAGAAATGGTAGTTGGAGAGATGGAAATAACCCTTTCCAGAAATGCAGGTAAGACTGTTTACCATTGATTTTGTGGTTGGGCTCTTCTCCGAACGCCCTGCATAGCGAAATCttaccgggctgcccttttaatACGTGACCACAAAATGTTGTGATGGAACAGTAAGCGATCAAAAGTCTCGGATTCAAGCTCTGAGAATGGAGTTTACTATGGTAAGGAGAACTTTACCCTCAATATGGAATTTCCGGGCGAAATTAGTGGGAATTGCTCAAGCGTGAAAGGGAATAATCTCTTTTATTCCAATTTGAATAGATGATTGAAATATGTAGCACATCCTTAGCTGTTTACTGTGAATATTTCTCTCTGAATTTAGTGAAGCTTGTACAAATAATTGTCCAAGTTATTTGTAAAAGCAAATAATTGAATATTATATACTATCTGAAATTAGTGGATCTTGTATAAATAGCTGCAGTTGTCTAAATCACACACTAAAATAATTGTCCAAGTAATTATATATAGCACATCAGAAACTTTAGTATACAATATTCATATATACAATGTGTGACTCATCAGGGTGAAATACCATAGTCACATAAATAGATCGAAGAGCTAGGTAGAGCAAATTATACTTACTTCTTCATAACTTGAATCCCTCAGTAAAATTTTTAGCTTCACCATAAGCGAGGTTTAGAGGGTAAGTCCAGAGACTATAAATGTGTATCGTATACATTGATACATGCATTAGCTTGAGAAGATATAAACTTTCAATTGTTACAATTGAGTAGAAACGTGTTGTTACACAAGGCACAATAACAAATTTGCATAAAAATACTAATATAgaaacaatataatataattaaaccAACATAAAATCAACTGTTATCTTGTTAAACAAGTATATAAGAGACTATAAGAGTTCAAAAAAACAGATGCCAAAAGAGAAAGTGGCCATTCATGCCACTCATAAGGACATCACAGTCTTGCTATCAGCCATCTTATAGTCCAAAAATTTTACAGCCACAAACTTCTTTAAACCTGCATTTTCAGTTTTGTCTTTCTTCTCAAGAGCATACCAGAGTTCTTTAGAGATTTTATAAATATCAAAGACGTTGTACAAGCCATCTTTCAATTCATTGAGTATGTAGTTCTTGCAAAGGAATTCAAAatgtgtccatgcctcagtcACAATAAACTTTTCGTTGTCAGGAGTTCCTTCCTCTACCATCGGAACATCTTCATTTATAAACCGTTGTAGACTGAGTGTAGTCAGATAGAAGAACATCTTCTGCTGCCAACGTTTGAAGTCAATACCAGTAAACTTTCCAAGCTTTTCTGCAGTAGCCATTGCTGTAGAAACTGGTGTTCTACTGGTTGAATGCATTGTGTTTGCTTCAAAATTTGATACATTTGTATCTCTCATTCTGTTTGATAAAACAAAAGTAGTGTTAAACAACAAAATAACCAAATAGAGATTTTTGTTCAactcgatgaagtttttatattcttcgaaccgagaaaaacaaaaactcaattaacttgatgaagattttattataACTCTTTTATTATAATCAATAATTACAGTCAATCGCATTACATATTGGGAGATTAATTATggtatttaaatataattaaggAAACTTTGTGACTACACATAattattctaaaaatatatttagtaaATTAGACAATATAGCTCTTATACAAATTACTTTGACATAGCAAAAAAGTCGAAATCTAACAAAGGAAGTAAATCTTTGGCTATAAACTATGGGACGGTTTATAGATCATAAAATTTTCACAAATGGAATGAAAAGTGAGTCCATGTAAATTAGTCTCTTGTTTCATTTTTGATGCAAAAATGTTTTTTAAATCAAGTGACCAAAAATGTTTTATTATAACTtgatgaagattttattataACTCTTTTATTATAATCAATAATTACAGTCAATCGCATTACATATTGGGAGATTAATTATggtatttaaatataattaaggAAACTTTGTGACTACACATAattattctaaaaatatatttagtaaATTAGACAATATAGCTCTTATACAAATTACTTTGACATAGCAAAAAAGTCGAAATCTAACAAAGGAAGTAAATCTTTGGCTATAAACTATGGGACGGTTTATAGATCATAAAATTTTCACAAATGGAATGAAAAGTGAGTCCATGTAAATTAGTCTCTTGTTTCATTTTTGATGCAAAAATGTTTTTTAAATCAAGTGACCAAAAATGTTTTCGTCATTAATCAATTAGCTCAAAAAATATACCCTCACTACTAACGATAATGCCAATTTTGCCCCTCAACTATTTAGATGCCTAGCAATGAGGTAGTATTACGGAAACCAAAATTTTACtacaatatttattattatgatgaacaataaattaaaatacaaaaaaagtaAGACATTGAATGAATATAAgtgttaaaaaaattacaataaatGTGATAAAAATTCAATAATAGTAGGTGTCAAAATGGGATAGTTGTGCAATATTGGGCCGGAGGCCTTCAAATTGAAAGTGTGGCCCAAATAGCAAGCCCACTTAGAACCATCGGCACCTCAAATACTGAAATTGCAGCAGAAACATCATCAGCAACTGGTGCTTGTGAAGTCCCCGGCGATAAACTCGCCGGCGCCGAAGTTGGTCCGTTAACAGACTCTGCCGGACTTGCTGAACTTGAAGGAATGCTTGGGGATGCCGATGGTGTCACAGTGCTGGCCGGAACCTCCGCTGCCGCCGGGGAAGACGCCGGAGTGATCACCGGAGTTGATACCGGCGGAGGAGTTGCCACAGATGGCACTGGAGCAGATCTACTGGTTGATGGACTGAGTGCGGGTGAAATGCTGGTCCCCGGAGAAGCTGCTTTCGGAGACTGTACCGGCGAAGTAGACGGACTGACTTTAGGAGCCGTGGGCGAAGATACCGGAGATCTCGCCGGAGCTTGAGATTTTACCGCCGGTGATTTAGAAGGAGAAGAAATTGGGGATTGAGAAGGTGCATTTTGTGCTTCACCGGAATTTAAAACGAGAAAAAGTACGAGAGCAATGccaaataatttagacattttgcagtggtagaaaatgagaaagaACAGAATATCCCGGTGGCCGGAGAACTAGAATGAAATGAGAAGGATTGAAATATTCCGATTGCCAGGAAACTAGAaggattaataaataaattccGATGATTAATGTTTGATGAATACTAAAGGGAATGTTTGTTTggggaaaatatatatatagaaagttAAACTAAACGTTGcgtttataaaaatttaaaagtaaagtGACCGTTGCTAGTCGTGGGCTCCAAATGCTATGGCGGTACGGCTTGTCGCAGTAATGTAGCCGTTATTCAAAACTATTTTCTTAACTCGATCAGTAAAAAATTATTCGTACTCAATATTTGTACTTAAATAGAAAGTTTaggattttaaatttatgaaatctagatttttataaaaataaaattgtatgagtttagataaattatttataacatATTAAGTGAATTCAACACAAATACAGAATATATGTTAAAGTTATTGAATTATGTCGAAAATGTGATCAACATGCCGCCCATGTTTGCACCATCAAAGCATACTTGTCTATTATGATTAAGTTACTAATTAATGTGTGAATGTGAGTTAAGTTAGGGCATAATATATAATCGTGTAACTAATATTTATATCTTGTATTTTTTTGTGTACACAAATAGatacttaaatttgtataaagttgaataaATAGACGCATGTGTCCTACGCGGCATAATACATATATGACACCACATAAGACACAAATATTCACGTAGGACACGTGTatctatttattcaattttatacaactTTAAATGTATATTTATACACACCCAAAGTTGAAGGATATATATGTCAGATAAAGTCAAGAAAAAAAagtacatttatgtattatCTCTTAACTTAGTGGTGTCCGAGTACTAGTTACTAGATTTGTTTCATGTCAGTTGCAGTCTGCACcagagatgagggtgagcacttgacgtTTTGGGATCTTTCTATCTCTATCTATACATATTCgacttgtcttttgcttttgaGACAGTTGTCTTTTGCTTTTGAGACAGTCTTTATTTCCGTGGTCCTCTTTTGGAACTTGTATCAATATTTTGTAGTAGttttgtacttgtgacttccaggttttgggagggatcttatattttactatgtataTGTTAATCGACGTGCTTCTGTTTA
Protein-coding sequences here:
- the LOC129892208 gene encoding uncharacterized protein LOC129892208; protein product: MSKLFGIALVLFLVLNSGEAQNAPSQSPISSPSKSPAVKSQAPARSPVSSPTAPKVSPSTSPVQSPKAASPGTSISPALSPSTSRSAPVPSVATPPPVSTPVITPASSPAAAEVPASTVTPSASPSIPSSSASPAESVNGPTSAPASLSPGTSQAPVADDVSAAISVFEVPMVLSGLAIWATLSI